Below is a genomic region from Ascaphus truei isolate aAscTru1 chromosome 8, aAscTru1.hap1, whole genome shotgun sequence.
ctccttggTTTCTCTCCTTCTGTCCTTGCTATCTCTCTGTTTCCTCCCATCCTTGCTGTCTCTTTctgtcttctccccccccttgctgtctctcctccccttctgtcTTCCTATTTCCtcttctccttgctgtctctctctctctctgtctcctgtcccctccttactctctcttctcccctccttgctTTCTCTCCTTCTGTCCTTgctatctctctgtctcctcccatccttgctgtctctttctgtctcctccccccccttgctgtctctcctcccctcctgtcgTACTATTTCCtcttctccttgctgtctctctctctctgtctcctgtcccctccttactctctcttctcccctccttgctgtctctctatctctctgtctcctcccctccttgcttctCTCCTTGAGGAGGCATTCCAGTTGCTGCAGACATCATTAGCCTTTCATATATAGAGATTTATGCCATCAAAAGTCAGAAGGTCAGGGAGCCCTCCTTAAACCAAGTCTCTTTCAAAAGAAAGTGGGACTGTGACACTGTACTCAAAGACTGGGGTTACCCTGTGTGTACAGAAACCCGTCGGACCCCCAGCTGTATCACATGCCCACCCCTGTTACTACCCAATTAGTGAGTAATGTACACAGCTGTAGAAGTGAGTGTGAGTGCATTGTGGATGTCAGCAGAGAAGGTGAGTTTGTGTTTGGTGACAGTGGGGTACGGGACAGTTATTGATGCGCTTAATGCATTGTTATGCCCCTCTGTAAAGCTGAGTTCTGCGCGGAGACGGGGAAACGCTAAATAGAAGAGAGATCCAGACACAGAACATGTGAGACAAGTGAGGCAGAAAGACATCTCTGGGCAGAACCCAAGAGGAGAGCAGAGGCACCGCAAAGGATCCCAGCGGAGTGGTATAGAGATGTATGAATATAGGTAACCCAAGAACTATTGTACTGAATCTCTCCAGCTcagctgccccccctccccctctgccctgCTTGTCCCTTGTGGTCAGAGGATCCCGCACCGCCACGATCCCTGTTTCAGCTCAGTCTCCAGCTGCTGCAGCTGCTGCAGGAAGCCGCGGTTGGGAGCGATTCCGCGGTGCTGGGTCACATGGCGGATGGCATCTGGCAGGGAGAAGCGCTGGTAAATCATCAGGTAAGCGAGGACCAGGGTGGCAGAGCGGCTTTTACCCATCACACAGTGAACAAGAACCTTCCCTGCAAAGAGAGGGCGAGAACTCTTATTGTACTGAAGATATTGCACAGGGTAACGCTGTGATTGCACCCCAAATACTGCGCAGGGTAACGCTGTGATTGCACCCCAAATACTGCGCAGGGTAACGCTGTGACGGCACCCCAAATACTGCACAGGGTAAAGCTGTGACTGCAACCCCAAATACTGCGCAGGGTAACGCTGTGATGGCACCCCAAATACTGCGCAGGGTAACACTGTGACTGCACCCCAAATACTGCGCAGGGTAACACTGTGACTGCAAACCCAAATACTGTGGAGGGTAACGCTGTGACTGCACCCCAAATACTGCGCAGGGTAACACTGTGACTGCAAACCCAAATACTGTGGAGGGTAACGCTGTGACTGCACCCCAAATACTGTGCAGGTTAACACTGTAACTACACTCAGATACTGTGCAgggtaacactgtaactacactCAGATACTGTGCAGGGTAACACTAAGTACACTCCAATAGTGTGCAgagtaacactgtaactacactCAGATAATGTGCAgagtaacactgtaactacactCAGATACTGTGCAgggtaacactgtaactacacaGATACTGTGCAAGGTAACACTAACTACACTCATATACTTTGCCGGGTAACACTGTAATTACACTCAGATAGTGTGCAgggtaacactgtaactacactCAGATACTGTGCAGGGTAACACTAACTACACTCCGATACTGTGCatggtaacactgtaactacactCAGATACTTTGCCgggtaacactgtaactacactCAAATAGTGTGCAgggtaacactgtaactacactCAGACACTGAGCAgggtaacactgtaactacactTAGATACTGTGCAGGGTAACACTAACTACACTCCGATACTGTGCAgggtaacactgtaactacactCAGACACTGTGCAgggtaacactgtaactacactGAGATACTGTGCAgggtaacactgtaactacactCATATACTGTGCAGGGTAACACTAACTATACTCAGACACTGGGCAgggtaacactgtaactacactCAGATACTGTGCAGGGTAACACTGTAACTTCACTCATATAATGTGCAgggtaacactgtaactacactCAGACACTGTGCAgggtaacactgtaactacactCAGATACTGtgcagtgtaacactgtaactacactCAGATACTGTGCAGGGTAACACTAACTACACTCAAATACTTTGCCgggtaacactgtaactacactCAGATACTGTGCAgggtaacactgtaactacactCAGATACTGTGCAgggtaacactgtaactacactCAGATAGTAtgcagtgtaacactgtaactacactCAGATACTGTGCAgggtaacactgtaactacactAAGATACTGTGCAgggtaacactgtaactacactCAGACACTGTGCAgggtaacactgtaactacactCAGATACTGTGAAgggtaacactgtaactacactCAGATACTGTGCAgggtaacactgtaactacactCAGATACTGTGCAGGATAACACTGTAACTAAACTCAGATACTGTGCAGGGTAACACTGTAACTTCACTCAGATAATGTGCAgggtaacactgtaactacactCAGATACTGTGCAgggtaacactgtaactacactCAGATACTGTGCAGGGTAACACTAActacaattgtaaaacatactggacacccaacaagctcctattgaacccccaaaataaccacaacatatatataagcatatgagtgtcacagaggagtgctactgagcatggcaatatatattttttagcgttatattagcgttagggacccctgaattgtggtctgccgtgcagttggctcaggggcttacaacaattttggccaaaaatgttaaactaaaagaccattttacttgatatttatacatatatatttaggcactgtaccgtgtatgagtttcactggatgtgctaaaaactgagctctgtctgtgttttatgttctgtctctgattttaacaATAACTACACTCAGATACTGTGCAgggtaacactgtaactacactCAGATACTGTGCAgggtaacactgtaactacactCAGACACTGTGCAgggtaacactgtaactacactCAGACACTGTGCAGGGTAACACTAACTACACTCAGACACTGTGCAGGGAATGCGACGCAATCTTTGCTGAGCATTAGGGAGGTGTGTGAAGGCCGGGCCTCCGTTTCGTACTCACCATTGGGTGTATTCAGAGCTTTGTGAATAAACCGAGCCcctggacgcaggaacccactgaTGTTAAACTCCGGGCAGTCTTCTGCGGTGATCCCGTGGTACTGTATCTCCTCCCCGTACACTATATCATCTTCACTGCACTCCCACGAAGCGTGAGCCACGTTCAGGATGTGAGTGATACCCATCTTCTGCAGCTTGGCCTTGTCACTGGCAATCACACTGCCACAGGGTAAGACACAGGGAGTAAGGGTACAGATCTGGGGCCACTAAGTTTAGTAACCATACTCTAATAAAGGCTGGGCAGTACTGAGGTTTGATACTCATCCATACTTTTTTCAATCCATTGCTGAAAATTAAGGGAACTGATACTGATCAATATGCAACCAAGTACTGATCACTACTCAATCCAATACTGATCACTACTCAATCCAATACTGATCAATACTCAATCCAATACTGATCAATACTCAATCCAATACTGATCAATACTCAATCCAATACTGATCAATATGCAACCAAGTACTGATCCCTACTCAATCCAATACTGATCAATACTCAATCCAATACTGATCAATATGCAACCAAGTACTGATCACTACTCAATCCAATACTGATCAATACTCAATCCAATACTGATCAATACTCAATCCAATACTGATCAATATGCAACCAAGTACTGATCACTACTCGATCCAATACTGATCACTACTCAATCCAATACTCCGTTTAACCCCTAGAGTGCTGAGGGTGTTTGTACCCCTGA
It encodes:
- the LOC142501059 gene encoding dual specificity protein phosphatase 13A-like is translated as MRRLCGDPPPVWELEALLNACTPASHHVDQVFPNLYLGDVVIASDKAKLQKMGITHILNVAHASWECSEDDIVYGEEIQYHGITAEDCPEFNISGFLRPGARFIHKALNTPNGKVLVHCVMGKSRSATLVLAYLMIYQRFSLPDAIRHVTQHRGIAPNRGFLQQLQQLETELKQGSWRCGIL